One window of Mixophyes fleayi isolate aMixFle1 chromosome 3, aMixFle1.hap1, whole genome shotgun sequence genomic DNA carries:
- the ALLC gene encoding putative inactive allantoicase, whose product MTARREHGVQKSVPEFVQMNNLACKTVGGKVLFATDDWFAAAENLLKKCDPEFKTGLFTEYGKWMDGWETRRKRIPGHDWCIIELGIPGIILGFDIDTHFYTGNYAPRISVQAASLQEKTAFPPRGERLGSAASDKDFKAVEQLHSEKWDYLLEMTELKPGYADCCHNYFQVSSRERWTHIRLNIYPDGGIARLKVYGIGQRDWSSCGPNDLEDLLSMANGSVCLGFSDAHYGHPRNLIGLGRAADMGDGWETARRLDRPPILKADRNGILQIPGNEWTVFRLGHPGLITHLEIDTNHFKGNAPNSCKIECCVLTPKEEEENVREKWDVNLNYKWKTLLPVTQLLPHKRHFIDGTSLSLQEVITHVKITIAPDGGISRIRLWGFPRKLPGDNLLKKIPV is encoded by the exons atgactgctagaagaGAACATGGAGTTCAAAAATCTGTCCCAGAATTTGTGCAGATGAATAACCTGGCCTGCAAGACTGTTGGAGGAAAG GTGTTATTTGCAACCGATGACTGGTTTGCTGCTGCAGAAAATCTTTTAAAA AAATGTGATCCAGAATTCAAAACAGGTCTCTTTACAGAGTATGGGAAATGGATGGATGGTTGGGAGACTAGGAGGAAGAGAATTCCAG GTCATGATTGGTGTATAATTGAGCTGGGAATACCAGGGATAATTCTTGGATTTGATATAGACACACATTTCTACACTGGAAACTATGCTCCACGCATTTCAGTCCAGGCAGCAAGCTTACAAG AAAAGACAGCATTTCCTCCACGAGGAGAGAGATTGGGATCTGCAGCATCGGATAAAGATTTCAAAGCTGTTGAACAG CTGCATTCAGAAAAGTGGGACTATCTTCTAGAAATGACAGAGCTGAAACCAGGATACGCTGATTGCTGCCACAATTACTTTCAAGTCAGTTCAAGAGAAAGATGGACACACATTCGACTTAATATCTACCCAG atggtggaatagcccgccttaAAGTCTACGGCATTGGACAAAGAGACTGGTCTTCATGTGGCCCCAATGATTTGGAAGATCTTCTGTCAATGGCCAATGGAAGTGTGTGTCTTGGATTCAGTGATGCACATTACGGACATCCCCGAAATCTCATAG GATTAGGAAGAGCTGCTGACATGGGTGATGGGTGGGAGACTGCCCGAAGATTAGATAGGCCTCCTATCTTAAAG GCTGACCGTAACGGAATCCTCCAAATCCCGGGAAATGAATGGACAGTGTTTCGGCTTGGTCATCCAGGCTTAATAACACACCTAGAAATAGATACTAATCACTTTAAAG GTAATGCACCAAATTCGTGCAAAATTGAATGTTGTGTCCTGACACctaaagaggaagaagagaatgtcagagaaaaatgGGATGTGAATTTGAATTACAAATGGAAAACGCTTCTCCCTGTTACACAG cttCTTCCCCACAAGAGACATTTCATTGATGGAACCTCTCTATCATTACAAGAAGTCATAACTCACGTGAAGATCACCATCGCTCCAGATGGCGGTATAAGTAGAATACGGCTTTGGGGTTTTCCTCGAAAACTGCCTGGAGACAACTTATTAAAGAAAATCCCAGTATAG